ACGAGGCTGCAGACCAGACCATGAGCAAGTTCCTGGTCCCTGGGATCCCAGAACCACTCGCGGGTCACATCACCAATCCTGCAGAGATCTTCACGGGTGATGGTGATGGTTTGCCACACCGCATCGGGCAGCTGGTCTGACTCGTCGATCACAACCGTGCTGTTCTGAAGATGGCCGGCGCCATAGCTCGACAAACCAACCAAACCCTGTGTGCTCGTGGTCAGCCTCTGAACCCAATCCTTTCTGGTGGACTTCGGGCGACAGGTCTCCTCGACAACCCGCTCCATCTCGTGTTTCCACTGGCAGCTGCCATCACCGCCAACATTCGCCCCGTCCTCCGTCCGTTGAGGGCGGAACGGGCACTCGTCGTTGCACCACTTCTGAATCCCATCCAGCTCATGACCACGGCTCAGCACCTGGGCGAAGCGGTGGGCATAACTGCAGTTGGCCTGCTCAGCCAGCGTCTCCGGAGGTGTGTCCTCTGAGGCCCTGATCAGACGCACTGAACCGTCCGGGGTCTGCACGCTCTCCAGGCCGCCATGCCTCGCTGGGATCTGATGCCAGCTCTTCAGCTCCTCGACCGGCGGGCACCGATAGTTGCTGCTCACAAAGACGATTCCGCCAGTTCTGGAATCACCGGCCGTGCTCCAGATCGAGCGTGAGGCCTCTGGCTGGGCAATGGTATGTGTCTTTCCACTGCCGGTGCCGCTCGTGTTGATGACCAGCTGGGGGAGAGGCTCATAAGGGAACTCAGCGGCGATCCGCTCTTTCTCAGATATCTGAAATTCCCTGTACTGATCTTCGTCTTCGTCGTTTAGTTGGCCGATGCGAAGCACATCCTCAGCGCACTCAACCCATCCCGGCAGCCACTCGTAGTGCCCAAGGTGTTCAGCCAGCAGGAATGCTGAAAGCCAAGCCTTCCTGCATGCCAGGAGCATGGTGGGATCACTGGTCAGCGCATCCGAGTCGAACGGCAGGACCGGGAACTGCTCGAGAGCAGCACAGGCCTTATCAAGATCAGGCTTGTGGCTCAGACACCATTGGCGCCGGCGTTGGGCCTCGGCCTTCTTGTTCCGCTCGATCGCCGCCACGGTGCCCTCCAGCTGCTCACCGGGGTCGAACTCAACAGAGTCGAGCTCTGATTCCATGAGCTCAGGCCGGGTGTTGAACCTCCTTCGCCTGTTGGCATTGCCGTGCCGGCGGATGTGATCTTCCTGGCGATCGGCCTCAGCGCTGAAGGCCAGTCCCTTGGTGATCCGCTCGCGCACCTCCTCAGGAGTCTTCACCTGATGGGCCCACCACTCGATGGGTTGGGCCTTGACCAAACAATCGCTGAACGACCACGGATCCAGCTCATCAGGATCAGAGCCGGCATAAAACACCAGGTCAGGACCCTGACGAACCTGCTTCTTTTTCTTGCCGATGCCTGAGCCCTCTGGCTCCCATGGTCGGGCGGAAGCCACAACAGGCTGGTGACCGGCATGGACGAGCACAGCGACGGTCTTCGCCATGGCCATGGCCACATTGGGATTCACCAGCCAGCCGGCATCGGCGAACAGAACGATCCGCCCACCAGGCGCGAGCAGCTCACAAGCAGCCAGCAGCTGGGCCTGGGCCCCAAAGCCCGACAGGCTGCCGCCACAACCCAGCACCGGGATGCCAAACCTCGCCGTCACCCAAGGTTTGATGCCTTTGCCCTCCACCAGAACGATGGTCTGCCAGCCACTGGCAGGGGCCTCGGCTCGGGGTGGACACCAGTTGATCGGCTGCTCCCCGGTCTCGGGAAGCAACTGCGGGCAAGCCTCGCCCGTGCTCAGCACCTGATAACGGCCGCCACGGTAAGAGTCCTTCCGGAGTTCCCACCCCAGCAGATTCCCACCGGTGTCACGAAGCGGGGCATACAGGCCCGGCGCCGGCCTGAGCAACCAACCCGAATCGGCGCAATAGGCGCCAGGGATCGGCTCATCGAGCTCCACACGCTGGTTTCTCTTTGGAACACTGAAGAACCCAGCGGCCTCCATCTGTTGCCTGATTGGTTCGGTGTCGCCCTCATGGTTGAGACGCTCGGCCATTGCCTGGGCGTGTTTGACCGAGACGCGAAAGCGGCCCTCCTGGGCAAAACGATCCAGCAGCGCAACATGGCGACGGTGCCGATCCTCAACAGTGATCAGCTCCCGAACAGGCTCCTGCGCGGCGGGCTCAACATGAACAACGTCAGAGGCCTTGCGCGGTGGCCGGTCATAGAGCGCCACCAGCCGATCGAAGGGGTTGGTTTGGTAGGCCAGGGCCTTGGGGAACCAAACTGAACCCAAGGCAAATTCAGTGTCCTGAGATGACTTGGTGCAGACCCAATCATCCTGAGAATCTTTTTCGCTGGCGTCTCTTAACGTCCAACAAATGACCCCAGTTCCATCGTCAGTCTGAGCGCACTTGCCGTTGGCCTGGTGACAGATCGGGCATGCCTGTTGTGAGAATCTGAGCCGGCTGGCTGAATCCATTTATATTCAAACGTGTGGAGGTTGGGCCTCTGCAATCCGCCGGGTTTGGGCTAGGGCCTCGGCGAGGGTGAGGATCTGCAGGTTTGGTCACCTGAAGCGGATCCCCCTGTGATCTCACCAAGTGCTGATATCAACGCCCTCCATCGCAGCGCCAAGCCTCAGCCAGCGCCTCACCACTGCACTCTCAGATCTCTTTTCTGTGAGAGCACGTGTGACAATCCCAGCCCGAATGCCTTTTGAAAGCCGCATTGTCAGTGTGGCGACATGCGGAAAAGCGATATCTTTGCGATCACTTGATTCAGGCGTGATCGGCAGATCAGTAGTGCAAGTTGTTTTCAAGAATTTGCAGGTCTGGTCAACGACAATTTAATCAATTTTAGATGTAGTGCATACAAACAGGGCCTCAAGCCAGAGGCCCTGATTTATGCCAGCAGAGTGGAGATTTGCCCTGCTACTTCACACCCAGATAAACGAGGCATTCAGGTCCGATGCCACGCTTTTTGCTCACTTCATCAGTGAGCGGCCGGCGACAGATTGCACATCTGCCCTCCGCGGCTCCATAAGCGCCGAGCATCTCAACGCCCTCCGCCTCGAGCCTGGTCAACCATTGCGCGATGGTCAGGGCCTGTGCAGCTGAGAACCGCGGATGCTGGGGAGGCTCTGAACCTGCATTGGGGTTCTGCCACCAGAGGCCCAGCTGATCGGCGAAGAATGATTCCGGGAACCACCTCATCCGACCTGGCCTGCTGGTGTTTTGCTTGGCTGGGCGGCCGTGCTGGAACCAGCCGCTGTCCGTCAGCCGCCAGACGGGCCGCAACTCCCTGAGCAGGTTGTCCCCTGGAGCTGGCATCTGCAGGCCATGGTTCCGCGGCAGTTGCTGCAGTAGCGGCGGGAGCCACACCAGATCGGCACTCCAAACCAACCAAGCGCTGGTCCCGGAGCCCTTAGGCCCCGGCTTCGGAGTCAGTGGCCCATCGGGGCAGAGGCCCTTGCCGGAGGGGTGCTCCCGACAGATCAACGTGGGGTCGCTCATCGCACCTCCGCGCGAAGAGCATTGGGGATCGCATCAAACAGGTGTTGATAACTGCGCCGCTCATCGAGGTTCCAGCGATGGGGCTTGAAACCCTCTCGCCTGGAAACGGCATCAAACAGAGCCTTGCGGTCCGGGGGAAGGCCTCTGAGCCCCAGCAGGCGGAGCTCCAGAGAAAACGGCTGCTCATCGAAGAGCGCCTCGAGTCGCTTGGCGGTCATTCGTCAAAATGGGGGTGAGGTTTATTGGCCTGCCTGCCCCTCCGGGGGCGGGCTTTTTACTGACCAGAAGAGATGACGACTTCCCGCACTCGGGATGGGTCGGCCAGGTGCCTCTGGCAGGCGGTGACGATCTCGCCGCTGAGGGTTCTGTTCTGCGCTTCCGCCGCGGCCTTCAGCTGACTGAGCAACTCAGGGGGTAGTCGGAAGCTCGTCTGCACCAGTTCTTTGCTCATTGAGAGGGTGTCGGGTTAACTAGGTGCCAACTCACCACACTCCAGCTGGTGGGCTTGCCGGATACTGCCATCCAGGAGTCGCGAGAGCGAGTCAGGGCAGCGCTGCGCAACAGTGGATTTCGCGGCCCTCTCGTGCGGGTGGTGGTGAACCTGGCACCTGCGGACCTGCGCAAGGAAGGTCCCGCCTTCGACCTCCCCATCGCACTGGCCTTGCTTGTGGCGAGTGGACAGCTCGATGCACCTGTTCTCAACGGACTCTGGTGTGCCGGGGAGCTGGGACTGGATGGCAGCATCAGGCCCTGCCGCGGAATCCTGGCCATTGCCTGCCAGGCGGCTGAACAACAGGCCCGCGCCCTTGCCGTGGCGGCAGATGATGCAGCAGAGGCCTCGCTGGTGAAGGGCCTGGTGATCCGCAGCGCCACAACGCTTCGAGAGCTCGTGGAACGTCTTCGCAGTGGCCGAAATGAAGCGCCTCAACGCTGCAGACAGTCAGGAGAAAACGCCATTCAGCAAACCGCTCCAGAACCTGAATCAACCCACAAACTTCTGCGCCTTCCTCGACAAGATCTCGCCCATCAGGGACTTGCCATCGCTGCTGCTGGCGGTCACCACCTGCTGCTGGTAGGTCCACCTGGATGTGGCAAAACCGTTCTGGCCCATCAGTTGCCGTCACTGCTCCCTCCCCTGGACAGGCAGGAAGCCCTGGAAATCACACGCCTGCATTCGATTGCAGGACTCATCCGTGGGAAAGGCCAACTGATCCAGCAACGCCCCTTTCGAAGCCCACACCACAGCGCAACAGCTGCCGCATTGCTTGGAGGAGGTGCCATTCCGCGACCAGGAGAACTCAGCCTTGCCCACGGTGGAGTGCTGTTCCTGGATGAACTGACCGAATTCCCCAGATCGGTGCTCGACCAGCTGCGCCAACCCCTCGAGGAGGGCGTGATCTGGCTGAGTCGAGCGAGGCTGAGCTGTCGTTTCCCCAGCAGAGTGACCCTGGTCGCTGCTGCCAATCCCTGTCCATGCGGGTGGTCAGGAGATCGCCGCTGCATCTGCAGTGAGCTGAAACGTCGGCGTTACTGGGGGCGGCTGTCAGGACCGCTGCTCGACCGGCTGGATCTTCAGTTGAAACTCGAACCAGCGCAGCCCGACAGTTTGCGCCAAAGCATGGCTGAGAACTCTCATCAACAGGATCCGACGTTCAGCGCTGATTCAATCCACCACGCCAGGGAGCGGATGCGTCAGCGCAACCCCCAGGGTGTGACCAATCGGGAACTCAGCGCCGAAGGGCTGCAGCGTCACGGACGGTT
Above is a window of Synechococcus sp. BIOS-E4-1 DNA encoding:
- a CDS encoding YifB family Mg chelatase-like AAA ATPase, whose amino-acid sequence is MGLPDTAIQESRERVRAALRNSGFRGPLVRVVVNLAPADLRKEGPAFDLPIALALLVASGQLDAPVLNGLWCAGELGLDGSIRPCRGILAIACQAAEQQARALAVAADDAAEASLVKGLVIRSATTLRELVERLRSGRNEAPQRCRQSGENAIQQTAPEPESTHKLLRLPRQDLAHQGLAIAAAGGHHLLLVGPPGCGKTVLAHQLPSLLPPLDRQEALEITRLHSIAGLIRGKGQLIQQRPFRSPHHSATAAALLGGGAIPRPGELSLAHGGVLFLDELTEFPRSVLDQLRQPLEEGVIWLSRARLSCRFPSRVTLVAAANPCPCGWSGDRRCICSELKRRRYWGRLSGPLLDRLDLQLKLEPAQPDSLRQSMAENSHQQDPTFSADSIHHARERMRQRNPQGVTNRELSAEGLQRHGRFRAETISHWEDVIRARRLSMRSGLRLLRVTRTVADLHANEQVTIENLASALCFRAFDIAEPWS
- a CDS encoding DUF6011 domain-containing protein, producing MSDPTLICREHPSGKGLCPDGPLTPKPGPKGSGTSAWLVWSADLVWLPPLLQQLPRNHGLQMPAPGDNLLRELRPVWRLTDSGWFQHGRPAKQNTSRPGRMRWFPESFFADQLGLWWQNPNAGSEPPQHPRFSAAQALTIAQWLTRLEAEGVEMLGAYGAAEGRCAICRRPLTDEVSKKRGIGPECLVYLGVK
- a CDS encoding Arc family DNA-binding protein; this translates as MSKELVQTSFRLPPELLSQLKAAAEAQNRTLSGEIVTACQRHLADPSRVREVVISSGQ